A genomic stretch from Sulfolobales archaeon includes:
- a CDS encoding dihydrofolate reductase family protein: MLARLVSMASYTQSEGRPYVIVFVTATIDGKIASRTRFSSLSCPEDLRRLHMARKEAGAVMIGANTANIDDPSLRLKYFEGENPVRIVVDGRLSIREDLRLVRERIARTIILTSQ, translated from the coding sequence ATGTTGGCTAGGCTGGTTAGCATGGCTAGTTATACCCAGTCTGAGGGTAGGCCTTATGTAATAGTTTTTGTCACAGCCACTATCGATGGGAAGATAGCCTCTAGAACTAGGTTTAGTAGTCTTAGCTGTCCAGAAGATCTTAGAAGACTCCACATGGCTAGAAAAGAGGCGGGGGCTGTGATGATTGGAGCTAATACAGCGAATATAGACGACCCTTCTCTTAGGCTGAAGTACTTTGAGGGGGAAAACCCTGTAAGGATCGTTGTTGATGGTAGGCTCAGCATTAGAGAAGATCTAAGGCTGGTGAGGGAGAGGATTGCGAGAACGATTATCTTAACATCACAGG